The Eubacterium ventriosum genome includes the window TACGTGTGTTTCAAAAAATCTGCCAGGGAATCGCACCATAATAGAGAACGGTCTCATATAATAAATATCATTCTTCATGGTCAGCATATTTGAATATATAATGTGTAAAAACAAGATTGGTGCTGCCGGAAGCGGATTTTTAAATATTACTGCTGTAATTGTATAGACACAACATATCATCAAAAGATTCGGCACAATATAGATCAGAGAATTCACGCAAAAATCAATTGGTGTTACTGGAAAGCCCGATTCTAAAGACGTTTTCAAACACAGCATAAAGAATATAATATTCAAAATCACTAATACTCCCAGCATACTAATGAATCCGCTTATTACTTTCCCACATATATATTGGATTGCCGTAACAGGCTTTGTATGTAATAATTCATAGGTACTTTTTCGTGTATCCTGAATAAATAGAAATGATAGCAAGACTGTTGCAAAAAAGGCCATATGCAATCCTGCAAAATCCGTAAATTTTTTTGCAAAGTACCATGAAAAAGAATGTTCGGATAATTTCTGTTCGATATAATGATTGATTTCTTCTGCTGTCCCCTTATGAATTTCAAGGTCTTCATAAGCATATAACGCATTATAATAGCCATATTGGGATTCCAAAAACTCAGAAGCAGTCTTTACATCCATATTCTGAATTTCTTTCATTACATGATCCGCTTCCTGCCTGCTAAATCCAAAACCATTTTGGGAGGTGTCCATTAACGTCTCTTTGATCGTATCTTCCCACTCCCTTCTTCTTTCTTTATCATCAGATGTGGGAATGTACCCATCCATGACATCGGCATCTTCCAATGCTACATCATTTTGTGTGACCTGTTCATTCTGTTTGATATAATGAATTTGCAAATACGGTGACAGACATTGATACATACTGGCGACTATAATAATCAAACCAACCCACAAAACAGGGTTCTTTAAATAATCAAGTATACTTCTTTTTATGATTGTTTTCATTGCATCTCTTCCTTTCTTTATTTCTTTAACAACATCATACAAATCAATTCTCAATAAATTCACAACAAAAAAGACCAAAACCACTTTTTTGTGATTTCAGCCTTATAAAGTATTTTCATTCAACTTTGAAAAGAGCTTCTACATGGGCACCGCCTTGTCTGGCATTATATATTTTCAGATTTCCTCCATGCTTTTCACAGAAAATACGAGAAATATACATGCCTAGACCAAAATGCTTTAAATCATCTTGTGGATTCTTATGATAAAATGGCTCTGTTACTTTTTCCTCAGTATCCACAAATCCTATTCCATCATCTTCAACAGAAATTATAAGAAAACCATCCTTTTTCTTTATCTGCAAAGCAATACTTTTTTGCGCATATCGAACCGCATTTTCCAGTAAGTTGTCTGTCACTTCCATGACAAGTTCCTCATCCACTTTCACAACGTTTTGTTCCTGTGCTCTTTCTACCTTACATAATTTACTTTCCTTCTTGGACAGCATGACAGCTTCTGCCTCAATCTTTTTTGCCAGTTCCGATAATTCTATCTCTGAGCATTGCAGTTCTCTCTGTTCTAAATTGGACATTTTTCTCATGTTTTCCGTAAAATGCTCTATACGGTCAATCTGATACATGCCTGTTTGTAAGATATCAATAACATCCTCTGTTTTTATACTCTCAGCAGAAACAAACTCTAAGAGCATTTCCTGATACCCACGCAATATGGAAAGTGGAGAACGTATATCATGTGCAATTGCATTCCGCAAAGCCTTCTCGTCATCAATCATTCGCCACATCTTTCTGTTGTTATCTGCTAAAGCACTTCGCATCATTTCAAATTCTTTACACAAAGTTCCCATCTCATCTTTATTTTCATAGGACACATGAAAATCCAGTTCATTATCTGCAATCATTTGTGAGGCATCTTTTAGTTCCTGTAGAGGTGTCTTTAACTTGTTTTTATAAAAAAAGAATACCGCAGCAACACTCCCAACAATTGAAAAAATCAATACCGAATATGTTTCCATAAAGTCACACATTTCCGAAAGATGATAGTCCAAACGATTCATCTGCGATTGATTAGGTCTTGATATCTCAATCTCGTATTTCTTTCCATATTGCTGAAACACGTCCGTATAATCTGCATAATCAATATATTTTTCCCATATTTTATTCTGCATATTTCTTGCAAAATGAACTGTAAATCCAGATAACAGAAATGCTGCCGTCAAGCTGATCACAAAATAAAACAGAATTGTTTTTTTCAGTGACAAGTTTCTTATTTTTTCCATCGGTATCCAATCCCCCATACAGTTTCTATGTATTCTTTTTCTGAATAATCCGCTATTTTTTTCTTATACGCCGTACTAATTCTGTTATCGTTCTACTATCCCCTTCCGCATCATATCCACAGACTTGTGCATATATACGTTCTTTATCAAACACCTGCCCTGGATGCATGGATAAGAATTCAATAATCTGATATTCAATTTTTGTGAACTCCATCCTGTGTCCAGCTATAGCTACTATTTTTTCAGAATAATCAATCAGCATTTCATCCATGAAGCGGTATTCCGTTTTTTGTTGATGCCTT containing:
- a CDS encoding sensor histidine kinase — protein: MEKIRNLSLKKTILFYFVISLTAAFLLSGFTVHFARNMQNKIWEKYIDYADYTDVFQQYGKKYEIEISRPNQSQMNRLDYHLSEMCDFMETYSVLIFSIVGSVAAVFFFYKNKLKTPLQELKDASQMIADNELDFHVSYENKDEMGTLCKEFEMMRSALADNNRKMWRMIDDEKALRNAIAHDIRSPLSILRGYQEMLLEFVSAESIKTEDVIDILQTGMYQIDRIEHFTENMRKMSNLEQRELQCSEIELSELAKKIEAEAVMLSKKESKLCKVERAQEQNVVKVDEELVMEVTDNLLENAVRYAQKSIALQIKKKDGFLIISVEDDGIGFVDTEEKVTEPFYHKNPQDDLKHFGLGMYISRIFCEKHGGNLKIYNARQGGAHVEALFKVE
- a CDS encoding ABC transporter permease subunit produces the protein MKTIIKRSILDYLKNPVLWVGLIIIVASMYQCLSPYLQIHYIKQNEQVTQNDVALEDADVMDGYIPTSDDKERRREWEDTIKETLMDTSQNGFGFSRQEADHVMKEIQNMDVKTASEFLESQYGYYNALYAYEDLEIHKGTAEEINHYIEQKLSEHSFSWYFAKKFTDFAGLHMAFFATVLLSFLFIQDTRKSTYELLHTKPVTAIQYICGKVISGFISMLGVLVILNIIFFMLCLKTSLESGFPVTPIDFCVNSLIYIVPNLLMICCVYTITAVIFKNPLPAAPILFLHIIYSNMLTMKNDIYYMRPFSIMVRFPGRFFETHVAQMSNINQIMLVISSVILVCISVTIWKRRRVH